In one window of Aceticella autotrophica DNA:
- a CDS encoding NADH-quinone oxidoreductase subunit B family protein, with translation MSIIKEKLANLAAGSPWVYRINTGSCNACDVEVATTVLCPRYDLSRFGVRIAGSPKHADIVVITGPVTERCKGAVLRILEQVPEPRVILTIGNCPASGNVYQGSYSLAGPVSEIIPVDVSVLGCPPSPWAIIDGVVKAKEIWKKKLGEIVNK, from the coding sequence TTGAGTATTATTAAGGAGAAGTTAGCAAATCTTGCAGCAGGTTCTCCCTGGGTTTATCGAATAAACACAGGCTCATGTAATGCTTGCGATGTTGAAGTGGCTACGACAGTTTTGTGTCCTAGATATGACCTGTCAAGGTTTGGGGTAAGAATAGCCGGAAGCCCCAAACATGCTGATATCGTCGTAATCACAGGACCTGTTACTGAAAGATGCAAAGGAGCCGTTTTAAGAATACTTGAGCAGGTTCCTGAACCAAGGGTTATCTTAACGATAGGAAACTGTCCTGCCTCAGGCAATGTTTATCAAGGCAGTTATTCCTTAGCAGGACCTGTTAGTGAGATAATTCCTGTTGATGTAAGTGTTCTTGGCTGTCCGCCAAGTCCTTGGGCTATAATAGACGGTGTGGTTAAGGCAAAAGAAATATGGAAGAAAAAGCTTGGGGAGATTGTAAACAAATAA
- a CDS encoding 4Fe-4S dicluster domain-containing protein, whose protein sequence is MSKKVLFEPNICVGCEECVRACARWHEGETNAYVEQMGIYNIPMRCMHCADAPCVAICPVKAISINEDGVVLVDKSKCIGCGSCLLVCPFGIPRIDASAKIMRKCDLCIDRAKDGMEPACVQFCSVGALKFVDPEEVEKKRRERAALKLNELQNQANIIREVK, encoded by the coding sequence ATGTCAAAAAAAGTATTATTTGAGCCTAATATTTGTGTAGGCTGTGAAGAATGTGTAAGAGCATGTGCAAGATGGCATGAAGGAGAAACAAATGCTTATGTTGAGCAGATGGGAATCTACAATATTCCTATGAGGTGTATGCACTGCGCTGATGCGCCGTGTGTAGCGATTTGCCCGGTCAAAGCAATTTCAATCAATGAAGATGGTGTTGTACTTGTTGATAAGAGTAAATGTATAGGCTGTGGAAGCTGCCTATTGGTTTGTCCTTTTGGTATACCTAGGATTGATGCATCTGCAAAGATAATGAGAAAATGTGACCTATGTATCGACAGGGCAAAAGATGGTATGGAACCTGCCTGCGTACAGTTTTGTAGCGTAGGTGCATTAAAATTTGTTGACCCGGAAGAGGTTGAAAAGAAAAGAAGAGAAAGAGCTGCTTTAAAGCTAAATGAGCTTCAAAATCAAGCTAACATTATAAGGGAGGTGAAATAA
- a CDS encoding respiratory chain complex I subunit 1 family protein — MLMEILTKLLNVLIFPGFLYTALVGLLFYGIHMKIMAKIQRRIGPPVSQPYKDFAKLMLKNTLEIEGATDWLFKLAPFIMIAAIVASMMFIPVGMPAALAGAGGIIVLLYLIAASAIGVILGGSASSSPYSVVGASRELALMLSYDISLIIVFITVALKTGIALNTTVAFSFDDIVKYQLAHGAFITNWVMIPAFLAIMMIIPANLGLPPFDVVEAETEIAGGPMVEYSGKNLGYFYLANTMKIVVLTSVIVALFIPSPITGNVYINVLSFTIKAWLVYFIGGTLVAAVTGRRRIDQAVRFYLTVPLSLSLLSFILVLAGF; from the coding sequence ATGTTAATGGAAATCTTAACTAAATTATTAAATGTGCTGATTTTTCCCGGATTCCTGTATACAGCATTGGTTGGTTTATTGTTTTACGGGATTCATATGAAAATTATGGCAAAAATTCAAAGAAGGATTGGTCCTCCGGTATCGCAGCCGTATAAAGATTTTGCCAAATTAATGCTAAAGAATACCTTAGAAATAGAGGGAGCAACAGACTGGCTTTTCAAGTTAGCACCTTTTATTATGATTGCTGCAATTGTTGCATCAATGATGTTCATTCCTGTCGGTATGCCTGCGGCTTTAGCAGGAGCCGGTGGAATTATAGTATTGCTCTATTTAATTGCTGCTTCAGCGATAGGAGTTATACTTGGGGGTTCTGCTTCATCGTCGCCTTATTCAGTCGTTGGGGCTTCCAGAGAGCTTGCTTTGATGCTTTCTTATGATATATCCCTGATTATTGTTTTTATTACGGTTGCTCTAAAAACAGGAATAGCTTTAAATACAACCGTTGCATTTTCCTTTGATGATATAGTTAAATATCAATTGGCACATGGTGCTTTTATTACCAATTGGGTTATGATACCTGCTTTCCTTGCAATAATGATGATAATACCTGCGAATCTTGGATTGCCGCCGTTTGATGTGGTAGAGGCTGAAACGGAGATTGCAGGGGGACCAATGGTTGAATATTCAGGGAAAAATCTTGGATATTTTTATCTGGCAAATACAATGAAAATAGTGGTATTAACATCAGTAATTGTTGCATTGTTTATACCTTCACCAATTACTGGAAATGTTTATATAAATGTACTTTCTTTTACAATTAAAGCATGGCTTGTGTATTTCATCGGTGGGACACTCGTTGCTGCTGTAACGGGAAGAAGAAGGATTGATCAAGCTGTAAGATTTTATTTGACAGTTCCTCTTAGTCTTTCTCTTTTAAGCTTTATACTTGTTTTAGCAGGTTTTTAA
- a CDS encoding 4Fe-4S dicluster domain-containing protein, giving the protein MLKTLGAVLAALKKGRATVNYPFESVEAPKDYRGKVEYDFTKCIGCGTCKFVCGGKAIKIDEYKDHFDYILWDAACTRCGMCVEFCPTGALTMTENLHNAISGEDIIKRIFYSNIPYERCEICKKYIKPLPGVVYQEVLKGNNDAFKENSHICPDCRRKLQAGKLFKDMNNLAYK; this is encoded by the coding sequence ATGTTAAAGACACTTGGAGCAGTTTTGGCAGCTTTAAAAAAAGGAAGAGCCACGGTAAATTATCCCTTTGAATCTGTTGAGGCACCGAAAGATTACAGGGGTAAAGTGGAATATGATTTTACAAAATGTATTGGTTGTGGCACCTGTAAATTTGTCTGCGGAGGTAAAGCTATAAAGATTGATGAATACAAAGACCATTTTGACTATATATTATGGGATGCAGCTTGTACCAGATGCGGAATGTGTGTCGAGTTTTGCCCGACAGGGGCTTTAACTATGACGGAAAATCTTCATAATGCTATTTCAGGTGAAGATATTATAAAAAGAATTTTTTACAGTAATATACCTTATGAACGCTGCGAAATATGTAAGAAATACATTAAACCTCTTCCTGGAGTTGTATATCAGGAGGTATTAAAAGGCAATAATGATGCCTTTAAAGAAAATTCTCATATCTGCCCTGACTGCAGGAGAAAACTTCAGGCAGGAAAATTATTTAAAGATATGAACAATTTAGCGTATAAATAA